GTTCTGCGGCTGTGACGACTCCGAGCAACGTGGTTCGTTGTGAGAACGGTGACTCTTCTTCCAGCTTCCTCAAATGATCCAGGAGGTTATCTTCCTTGAACTCGGTTAAGCTTGCCTCGCGTGTTAGTTCTGGACCTGCAAGGTTCCAAGTCCCAGATGTCTGTTATCGGAGTCAGCTTCACGCAACTCTTACAAGACACCGCCTTACATGAATGTAGTGGACATTGCCACCTTTGTTTGCTTTTCTCTGACTCAGTCCCTCGATCAGCGCCAAAGCAGAGCCAAGATGAAACCCCGACGCAGTATGGATCACCACGTCGTGCTCAGTGGCAACGCGCCTCAAATGCTCCGAGTCGTCCAAGTCTCGAAAGATGGATGCCTTGATGCCCTGAGACGCAAGAATGTCTGCTTGATCCTTCTTTCGGACAAGCGCTGTGACGGCCGATGATTGAACGAGGGCGACTCCAGACTTCAAGAGCGTTGTCAGGACTGAACCGCCTCTAGGTTCATGGTCAGTCATCCCTACCAAGCGATGCTGAAGCCTTACACGTAGCCAGTCGCGCCGGTCACAAGTATCTTGCGCTGAGCCATTGCTTCGAGGCCGTCAAACAGGCGTTGTAGAAGCAGGATGTGAGTCAACCCTCTGAGATTTCGTATTAGCTGCGAAACCCCGCACACGGTGGAATTCATTCCGCTGATGACTGGAAGACAGGAACATGACAGGGTGTCAACCATCATGTTAAAATAGGATCTGATGTGACTGCAGTCAACACGATGTATTCAAACTCGGATATTGCATTACTGCGAGCGGGAACAATCCGGTCCCTATACCAACGCCTCATCCTTCCGCACGTATCCTTTTGTTGCCTTCTAAAAAGTCGTCTGCAGCTTCGGGTAGTCCTTAGCCTGCGCATGCAAGTCTGCAAAGATGGCAGCCGACTCGTCTTCTGCGAGATCCTTCATACGCTCaaagtcatcctcctcgaggttCTCGAGCACCGTCTTTGGGtcttccttgcccttctctTCGCCTTCCTTCTGTGGCTCAACGGCCTTTTTGATACCCGACGACTCCCCAATGAGTAAAATCTGGGTATTGACATAGTCCAAGTGAGCTGGCTTCGAGGGCATCCAACGGCGAGTTCGGAACTCGTCAATGATTCTGGAAACTCGTCAGCATCAGATACCCTTTGTGGCAGAGGTCTTACTCACTCTTTTGAAAAATCAGGTCCTTCGGGTAGCTGCGTATTCGCGGGTCCAGAATGCTGGGGGTTCTTGGTACTGATAATGAAGCTTCCCTCTTTCTTGAGGCCCAGCTCTTCCTGCACCTCATCTAACTTTTCGGGGAGGGTCAGGAGATAGGCCAAGTGGCTATTCTGACCCGTCGACGTGATGGCATACACGCCCTCGCCGACTGGCGTGGCAGCTGGGGTGCGACGCGTACCAGCCGTCTTTGTCTCATACTCGGACGCTGCAAGGAactccttcttgatctcgtcaTAGGAGGCGCCCGACTTTTCAACAAACACCATGAAGCGGTCCTTGCCGCTCATAGGCAGTGTCTTCTTGGGAAGGGCGAGCAATCGAGTGTTCCCTACGTCGGCGAGGGCCCCCTCACCCAATCGAGCATCCTTCGCGATAGGGCGCAACAGGATGTGGGAACGCGCAATGTCCTGAACACTCTCGGGGTCTTCAATGTTTACGCGGCCGCGCATAAAGAAGTAGATGATGCCTTTCTCGAGGATGTTGGACGGGACATTAGGTTCTTCGGCGGGCTGAACAGCGCCTTTGGCAtccgtctcctccttctcgccgGGTTTGGCCTGTTCTTCGCTCTTCTCTTCATGCTTCTCCTCGGATTTTTCGCCTGCGTGTTCCGACGTGACGCCTACATTTTTGAGGGTCTTTTGCTTCTCAGTCTTAGGGCGCTTTGCGTCAGGCGACTCATGCTGTATCTGATGCTTCTCACCAGCCGATGCCTGATTCTCTTCACTGCCGTTCTCTTGCGAAACCTTGGGATCGGAGTCGGCCATTTTCGATAATTGACGGAGTAGGATTGGCACAATCAGAAGAAAAGTTGTTGGAGGCTTGTTTAAGATCGGGAGGAGTTGTCTTGGACGCGTCGCGTAAGTTGTCGCACAAGTGATGTCATAGACCTCTCATTCCCAGCCGCGTCTGGTTCGTGTCTATGAGCCACACTAGCCGGATGCATATGTCATCAActtctcatcatcaagctGTGGCTGGCTAGTTCAGGGGATGGCATCTGGATTGGCCTTGACCATGCCAAGACCGCCGATATCACGCTCCAGCAACCGCAACGCCTCTCGAGCAAAAGGAGCAGCGGCACCGCGGACTCTCAAAGCCCATCTCAACTCTTCGACTCGGGCTGCACACCAGGCCATCTCATCGAATGAATCTGCTGTTGCCCATAAAAGTCCCGCCATGGACCCAATCTCAGCTGCTTGATAGGCCGCGGCGCTACCCCAGAATGCCGCCGTGTGCTCTGGACGTAGAGATCCAAGTAACTCAATTGCCGACTGTAGCTTCGCCCGGGCAGTTGATCTCAAAACTTCGTAGAGCGATCCAGGTGTATCGGGGGTCATGATCCGAACAAGGGCACGGTGTAACGCAATCTCCACAGCAGCATGGGCCAAATGAAGAGCCCCGTTGGCACAAAGCTCCCTAAGCTTTGTActctgaagctgaagccggTGAGGTAGATTCGCGTGCCATTCGCGAAGACGAAACACCAGAGGTTTTGCCCGCTCGACAGCGGCAACTACCCCCATCTGATCCAGAGTTCCTCCCGTGCGAGTAGCCGCGGCGCTGTAGAACGTCCGGATCACATCGCTTAGGATCTGCGTCAGCTCGATATGACGCATAAACAAGTCCCAGCCAACAATAATTGGCGAAGTATGGTCCCGGTTGGCCTCTGGGTCTATCGCACCCAACTCGGGGTAATCAGATACAGTGCAGAGACGAACGTCCCAGTCACTGTCCTGGATGAGAAAGGGTCGTCCATGGATACACGCTCCCCAGCGGTCCTGCATGTACAGAGCCCAGGCCAGTCTCCGTCTAAGCCCAACTTCCCACGCAGGGATTGCCCACGCACTACAGTCGATATGGATGCCTAGATCCTGTGCCATGGCAACTAGCTGTGCCGTAAACATGCGGTTCGACATTGGGTGGGTATGAGAGCCAGACTCGACAATGCGGCGGTTACGTTGGAGTAGCAAGAGTCCAGCTTCAAGCGTGCTAAGCTTGGGCCGACGCATATCCTGAGCGATGGTGCGTTCAGCCAACTGCTCAAGGGCCGCAGGATCTGGGATCGACTCGACCTCGCGGCCAGCAAGGGAGCTGTCATATAGCTGCCAGTCCAGAGCCACGAGATAGACGGCAGCCAGCAAAGAGGGCGCAAAGTGTCGATGGGATAGTCGATGCTTGCTGATAAAGACATCCTTATGCAAAATGGGAAAGCTGGGATGGACGATCCGGAAGTAGAGGTCAACCAGCGTCCGGCCCAGAGGGTGAACAGTAGCCTCGATGGCATCCAAGTCGGCAATCCGAGTCTGTTCAGACGCGGTGGATTCGTCAGGATGCACAAGGAATATCGTCTTGTAGTCGAGGCGTCTGGcaaacgacgacgacgccggaAGAGGCGGAGGGTCCTGGTTCATGAGGTTTGGGCGATGTAGGTCGAGCAAGACAGGGTCGCGATAGTCGGTAGGTCCAATATATTCAGCGTGAGTTTTCAAGTCCAGTCCAAGGGTGTTGCTGAGGAtgggaggacgaggagcttcAGAGGCCTTTTCCTCGACGCGTGCCATTTGCTGAGTCTGTCCCGTGGTAGGCGGTCCCTGGGCGGCAGATGTGCTCTCTACACTCGCCGGGGtagaagcagcagcatcgcCCTGGCGGCTCGAGGTAGGGGAGGCCCCTGAGTTTCCCGGTCCGCTGAAGCTGTTCTGCAGCGGTGGTGATGTCGCGTCTCCAGCATTCAACTCCTCGGTCCCATCACGAGACGCGGCCTGTCTTTCCCGTTCACGCTCCCGATTCTGGCGTCGCTGACGAGGAGTCGGGCCTCTCAGAAAGGTACAAGGTTGGTTGTGAAAGGTGCACAGGACACATCGGAACTgaccctcctccttgacaCACCGCGTCTTGCGGACACGACAAGTATCACAAGGCCTCGAGCGCGCCGAGGCCGGCGGGCCGCCGCCGTTGCTGCCGTTGTTACCATTCCCCGCGCCGGCGGTATTCAAACCTGGGCCGGACAGATCAGCCGGGCCGCCCTGCATGGCGAGAGGTGAATCACGATGGATGACGGGCTGGGAAAACATGTGCTGGTTACTACCATGACCCCACCCACCCCGGTAGGAAGGCGTCTGGCTAGAGTGTCACTAGGTAGATGCACAGTGATAAGAGACACGGGCCCATCTTCCAGCTCTACTCGTGCAGATGGATGCTAAGCGGAGCCGCGGGACGGGAACATGGAACGCGATGGGAAGGTAGAGTCGTTACAACGACTCGAGCGAGCGCGCGGAGAATCTCCACGGCGGACTTGACTTGTGCTTATCGACATGGTCCGGGTTGGGCCCATGGCACGATAAGGAAtttgatggaggaggcagGGAGCCCCACGGGGTCGGAAATACGGGGAAACGGATACACCGAGATGCTGTGGGAGGTCAATGCCTTCAGGTTTGTTTCACAGACAGGCAGGTATTGGAGTAAGAAAGCGAGTTGGGCAGTTCATGTATCTTGATAAAATACTCAACTCCAAGATGTCTCTGGTGATGCATGTCTAGGTATCAAGTGCAGACCCAAAACACGCAGATCTGATGCAGGAGCGCATGTACCTCCACTCTCAGCCCAGAGACGGGGGTCAAGACAGAATGGCAAAAGCAAGGCACGTCTAACTACTCTCAAATATCATCAGTTGTCGAGCAAAGAATATACATTAAGCATAATAAAATGGCAGGAAAATGCTAAATCATAGTCTAATACTTCCATCCCTCCACCGAGGGAGCACAAGTCAATGCCTGGACCGACGACGTCTTATTTTGTACAAACGCCATTACGTATAAAATCAACCAATAACTTTCCGTCTCTGTATCTCATCCCCTTCGGCTATCTCCTCTCAACCCTGATACTTATACACCTCAAAAAGCCAAGCGATAACAGAGCCTCCTACTCCTCCTTCCCCTTCCTTCCAATTGACCAACGAGATCGACTCGCCGCCGGCGAAATAAACTGACAAGGAACGATCTGAATGCTGCAGAGTGGCCGCCGGCGAGCGCTGTGATTGGTTGCGGGGATTTCGAGGCTTCGGTTGTCATTTCCGGGGGTCACTAGCATCAGCTACTTTGGACTGGAGACTGAGACTGATGTCTATCGAAGAAATCTTTGGTGAACAAGTGAGTTGACTATTCGTTCCAAAATTGATCCACAGTGAAAGCTTCAATCGAGTTGTTCAATTGCTCATTGGTATTCTCATAGTTGTTGATCTTCGAGACTGCTGAACTACTTCGTGTCCCTCTCGCTAAGCTCTAAACGCCACGGCCGCTCACGGAGACAACCCGGCCGAAAAGGGGAATTCCAACACCACGAGCAAAAGATTTGACGATAGCGTCCTTGAGTCTCACCGGCATTTCCTACTCTCATCTTAACCCTCTGCATTCAGCCCTTCGTGTCACAAGCAATTATCCCATCGAAAAAGTCATTCTCGGCGCTCACTCAGCCCCCCGCGCTCCTCGATTGATTCGGCCGAGTCCTCTGGCCGCCGGCCCCCGGGCTTCACAACACTGTCCAACGAGACAGTGTACCTTTTGTTTTTCCCCGGATGCTCTATCAGTGCTCACCATGAAATCACTTGGCTTCTTGGTTATCGAGGCTATGCAAGTTTATGAATCACGAAAGTTTGAACCAGTCGAGACCATCCCCCAGTGCTACCTCCAGGCTCACCCTACTTAACTGCCCTCGAAGCCCAGGAAGATACACAACTATTAAATCAGGGCAAAGACACT
This region of Fusarium falciforme chromosome 5, complete sequence genomic DNA includes:
- a CDS encoding Zn(2)-C6 fungal-type domain-containing protein encodes the protein MFSQPVIHRDSPLAMQGGPADLSGPGLNTAGAGNGNNGSNGGGPPASARSRPCDTCRVRKTRCVKEEGQFRCVLCTFHNQPCTFLRGPTPRQRRQNRERERERQAASRDGTEELNAGDATSPPLQNSFSGPGNSGASPTSSRQGDAAASTPASVESTSAAQGPPTTGQTQQMARVEEKASEAPRPPILSNTLGLDLKTHAEYIGPTDYRDPVLLDLHRPNLMNQDPPPLPASSSFARRLDYKTIFLVHPDESTASEQTRIADLDAIEATVHPLGRTLVDLYFRIVHPSFPILHKDVFISKHRLSHRHFAPSLLAAVYLVALDWQLYDSSLAGREVESIPDPAALEQLAERTIAQDMRRPKLSTLEAGLLLLQRNRRIVESGSHTHPMSNRMFTAQLVAMAQDLGIHIDCSAWAIPAWEVGLRRRLAWALYMQDRWGACIHGRPFLIQDSDWDVRLCTVSDYPELGAIDPEANRDHTSPIIVGWDLFMRHIELTQILSDVIRTFYSAAATRTGGTLDQMGVVAAVERAKPLVFRLREWHANLPHRLQLQSTKLRELCANGALHLAHAAVEIALHRALVRIMTPDTPGSLYEVLRSTARAKLQSAIELLGSLRPEHTAAFWGSAAAYQAAEIGSMAGLLWATADSFDEMAWCAARVEELRWALRVRGAAAPFAREALRLLERDIGGLGMVKANPDAIP